Proteins from one Xiphophorus hellerii strain 12219 chromosome 8, Xiphophorus_hellerii-4.1, whole genome shotgun sequence genomic window:
- the LOC116724125 gene encoding heterogeneous nuclear ribonucleoprotein D0, with amino-acid sequence MSEDYEFSEDPSMMRMEEDGESNCDDPMSASGDCGLMMGGEADGSKIDASKNEEDEGKMFVGGLSWDTTKKDLKDYFTKFGEVVDCTLKLDPMTGRSRGFGFVLFKNPESVEKVASQKEHKLNGKVIDPKKAKAMKSKEPVKKIFVGGLSPDTPEEKVREYFGAFGEVESIELPMETKTNKRRGFCFITFQEEDPVKMIMEKKYHNIGLSKCEVKVAVSKEQYQQQQYWGGRGGYSSRSRGRGGGPNQSWNQGYGNYWNQGYGNYGNYGYGNQGYGGYGGYDYSGYNNYYGYTDYNNQSGGYGKSPRRGGHTNSYKPY; translated from the exons ATGTCGGAAGATTATGAATTCAGCGAAGACCCGAGCATGATGAGAATGGAGGAGGATGGGGAGAGCAACTGTGACGATCCCATGTCCGCCTCTGGGGACTGTGGCCTGATGATGGGAGGAGAGGCCGACGGATCGAAGATTGACGCTAGTAAAAATGAGGAGGATGAAGG GAAGATGTTTGTTGGAGGGCTCAGCTGGGACACGACCAAGAAGGACCTGAAGGATTACTTCACAAAGTTCGGGGAGGTGGTGGACTGCACGTTAAAACTGGACCCTATGACCGGGCGCTCGCGGGGCTTCGGCTTCGTGCTCTTTAAAAATCCGGAAAGCGTTGAAAAG GTTGCCTCACAGAAGGAACACAAACTCAACGGGAAAGTGATTGATCCCAAAAAAGCAAAGGCCATGAAGAGCAAGGAGCCTGTGAAGAAGATCTTTGTAGGTGGGCTGTCCCCAGACACGCCCGAAGAGAAAGTCAGAGAGTATTTCGGTGCCTTTGGAGAG GTGGAGTCCATCGAGCTTCCCATGGAGACCAAAACGAACAAGCGGCGGGGCTTCTGCTTCATCACCTTCCAGGAAGAGGACCCAGTGAAGATGATCATGGAGAAAAAGTACCACAATATCGGGCTCAGCAAG TGTGAGGTGAAGGTGGCCGTGTCCAAGGAGCAgtaccagcagcagcagtactGGGGAGGCAGAGGAGGATACTCGTCCAGGTCTCGAGGGAGAGGTGGGG GTCCCAACCAAAGCTGGAACCAGGGTTATGGTAACTACTGGAATCAGGGATATGGGAATTATGGAAATTATGGTTACGGCAATCAAGGATATGGTGGCTATGGAGGCTATGATTACTCGGGTTACAACAATTATTATGGATATACTGACTACAACA ATCAGTCTGGTGGATATGGAAAGTCACCACGGCGTGGTGGCCACACCAACAGTTACAAACCGTATTAA
- the tmem150c gene encoding transmembrane protein 150C produces MVNMWWCRPLVLLPPILSMFTAAGLWVVYFIALSDGKVLPLTSAYRKENLSAYPPYISFTGNFPPASCYFSEILNLAAFAAFVVGILRYFQLKTKLDKQWLNIVSVVCFSIACFGMTIVGNFQLLEMWVTHNLGTFLAFGLGNLYCWLQTYITWKVNLNNQGKVVAIGRLVLSAAISLCIILKSVLAVIPHMHTVRCQWAVVMLFLMYISTFAIDFRHCRFEVVCRDVVKRQSRREDADGCREQQPEL; encoded by the exons ATGGTGAACATGTGGTGGTGCAGACCGCTGGTCCTCTTGCCTCCCATCCTCTCCATGTTTACTGCTGCTGGACTTTGGGTCGT GTACTTCATAGCTCTCTCCGATGGGAAAGTGCTGCCTCTGACCTCAGCATACAG aaaGGAAAATCTATCTGCATATCCTCCCTACATAAG CTTCACAGGGAATTTCCCCCCAGCCAGCTGCTACTTCAGTGAGATCTTGAACCTGGCAGCGTTCGCAG CGTTTGTCGTGGGCATCCTCAGGTACTTTCAGCTGAAGACCAAATTAGACAAGCAGTGGCTGAACATTGTCAGTGTGGTGTGTTTCTCCATCGCCTGTTTTGGGATGACGATTGTGGGAAACTTCCAG CTCCTTGAGATGTGGGTGACTCACAACTTGGGCACGTTCCTGGCGTTCGGACTGGGCAACTTGTACTGCTGGCTTCAGACTTACATCACCTGGAAAGTTAACCTGAACAACCAGGGGAAGGTGGTTGCTATCGGCCGTTTGGTGCTGTCTGCGGCCATCTCTCTCTGCATTATACTGAAGTCTG TCCTGGCTGTTATCCCCCACATGCACACGGTTCGCTGCCAGTGGGCCGTGGTCATGCTCTTCCTCATGTACATCAGCACTTTTGCCATCGACTTTCGTCACTGCCGCTTTGAGGTGGTGTGCAGAGACGTGGTGAAGCGTCAGAGTCGGCGTGAAGATGCTGATGGCtgcagagagcagcagccagagctATAG
- the enoph1 gene encoding enolase-phosphatase E1 yields MASVSIPACTTALLLDIEGTTTPITFVKDILFPYIREHLEDHLSTHWEEDECKQDVHLLKKQIEEDMRQNRACPVHTVDQTVHTDEEKAIREVVENVMWQMAADRKSTALKQLQGHMWRAAYTSGRIKGEIYPDVVPSVKTWRERGLKVYIYSSGSVEAQKLLFGYSVEGDVLDLFDGHFDTTIGAKVDWKSYERIAERLGCQPEEITFLTDVSREAKAAEEAGLNILLVVRPGNMELTDEESAHYNLITSFSQLQLTGRA; encoded by the exons ATGGCCTCGGTTTCGATTCCTGCCTGCACCACTGCACTTTTACTGGACATCGAGGGAACCACTACGCCGATCACGTTTGTTAAG gaCATACTGTTTCCTTATATCAGAGAGCATCTTGAGGATCATCTGTCCACGCATTGGGAGGAAGATGAGTGCAAACAAGACGTCCACCTGCTCAAAAAGCAG ATCGAAGAGGACATGAGGCAGAACCGGGCGTGTCCCGTCCACACCGTGGACCAGACGGTCCACACGGACGAGGAGAAGGCCATCAGGGAGGTGGTGGAGAACGTGATGTGGCAGATGGCGGCGGACAGGAAGTCCACGGCGCTCAAGCAGCTGCAGGGCCACATGTGGAGGGCAGCCTACACGTCTGGGAGAATCAAAGGCGA GATCTACCCCGACGTGGTGCCGTCCGTCAAAACGTGGCGGGAACGCGGCCTGAAGGTTTACATCTACTCCTCTGGCAGCGTGGAGGCCCAGAAGCTCCTGTTCGGATACTCGGTGGAAGGAGACGTTTTAGAC CTCTTCGACGGCCACTTCGACACCACGATAGGAGCCAAAGTGGACTGGAAGAGCTACGAGCGGATCGCCGAGCGGCTCGGCTGTCAGCCGGAGGAAATCACCTTCCTCACCGACGTCAGCAGAG AGGCCAAAGCGGCGGAGGAAGCCGGGCTGAACATCCTGCTGGTGGTCCGGCCCGGAAACATGGAGCTGACGGACGAGGAGAGCGCTCACTACAACCTCATTACCTCCTTTAGTCAACTTCAGCTGACGGGGCGAGCTTAA